A single Elaeis guineensis isolate ETL-2024a chromosome 15, EG11, whole genome shotgun sequence DNA region contains:
- the LOC105058592 gene encoding sucrose synthase 1: protein MASPALSRVHSVRERLGDTLSAHPNELVALFSRFVNQGKGMLLPHQLLAEYEAVIPEADREKLKDGVFEDVLKAAQEAIVLPPWVALAIRPRPGVWQYVRVNVSELAVEELTVPEYLQFKEELVDGSSQSNFVLELDFEPFNASFPRPSLSKSIGNGVQFLNRHLSSKLFHDKESMYPLLNFLRAHNYKGASMMLNDRIQSLSALQAALRKAEEYLLSIPSDTPYSEFNHRFQELGLDKGWGDTAQRCHETIHLLLDLLEAPDPCTLENFLGTVPMMFNVVILSPHGYFAQANVLGYPDTGGQVVYILDQVRALENEMLQRIKNQGLDITPRILIVTRLLPDAVGTTCGQRLEKVLGTEHTHILRVPFRTEGGIIRKWISRFEVWPYLETYAEDVAHELTGELQAKPDLIIGNYSDGNLVASILAHKLGVTQCTIAHALEKTKYPNSDIYWKKFENQYHFSCQFTADLIAMNHADFIITSTFQEIAGSKDTVGQYESHTAFTLPGLYRVVHGIDVFDPKFNIVSPGADMSIYFPYTEQHKRLTSLHPEIEELIYNPVENSDHKFVLKDRNKPVIFSMARLDRVKNITGLVELYGRNPRLRELVNLVVVAGDHGKESKDLEEQAEMKKMYSLIEQYKLDGHIRWISAQMNRVRNGELYRYICDTKGAFVQPAFYEAFGLTVVESMTCGLPTFATCHGGPAEIIVHGVSGFHIDPYQGDKAAELLVNFFEKCNEDPTYWNKISQGGLQRIEEKYTWKLYSERLMTLSGVYGFWKYVSNLDRRETRRYIEMFYALKYRNLAKSVPLHVDGEVAANGTK, encoded by the exons ATGGCAAGCCCTGCATTGAGCCGCGTTCACAGTGTCCGGGAGCGCCTTGGTGACACTCTATCCGCCCATCCGAATGAATTGGTGGCCCTCTTCTCAAG GTTTGTTAACCAGGGAAAAGGAATGTTGTTACCCCATCAGTTGTTAGCTGAGTATGAAGCAGTAATACCTGAAGCGGATAGAGAAAAGCTGAAGGATGGGGTTTTTGAGGATGTTCTGAAAGCTGCACAG GAAGCAATCGTTTTGCCTCCATGGGTTGCTCTTGCTATTCGGCCCAGGCCTGGTGTCTGGCAGTATGTGAGGGTGAATGTCAGTGAGCTTGCTGTGGAAGAGTTGACTGTCCCGGAGTACTTGCAGTTCAAAGAGGAACTTGTGGACGGAAG TAGCCAAAGTAACTTTGTGCTGGAATTGGACTTTGAGCCCTTCAATGCTTCTTTCCCTCGTCCCTCACTTTCGAAATCCATTGGCAATGGAGTGCAGTTCCTGAATCGTCACCTTTCCTCAAAGTTGTTCCATGACAAAGAAAGCATGTACCCCTTGCTTAATTTCCTCCGAGCACATAACTACAAGGGAGCg TCTATGATGCTTAATGATAGAATTCAGAGCCTTAGTGCTCTACAAGCTGCACTAAGGAAGGCAGAGGAATATTTGTTGAGTATCCCATCAGACACCCCATATTCAGAATTCAACCACAG ATTTCAAGAGCTTGGTTTAGACAAGGGCTGGGGTGACACAGCTCAGCGTTGTCATGAGACTATCCATCTCCTCCTAGATCTTCTGGAGGCACCTGATCCATGTACGTTGGAAAACTTCCTTGGGACAGTTCCTATGATGTTTAATGTTGTCATCCTTTCTCCTCATGGCTACTTTGCCCAAGCTAATGTCTTGGGGTATCCGGACACGGGTGGCCAG GTTGTTTACATTTTGGATCAAGTTCGTGCTTTGGAGAATGAGATGCTACAAAGAATAAAGAATCAAGGTCTCGATATCACACCTCGCATTCTCATC GTGACCAGATTGCTCCCTGATGCAGTAGGCACCACTTGTGGCCAGCGTCTTGAGAAGGTCCTGGGAACAGAGCACACCCACATCCTCCGCGTTCCATTTAGAACAGAGGGTGGTATTATCCGAAAATGGATTTCACGTTTCGAAGTATGGCCTTACCTAGAGACCTATGCTGAG GATGTTGCACATGAACTAACAGGAGAACTACAAGCCAAGCCAGACCTGATAATTGGAAACTACAGTGATGGAAACCTAGTAGCTTCTATATTGGCACATAAACTTGGAGTCACTCAG TGTACCATTGCCCATGCACTGGAGAAAACAAAGTATCCAAATTCAGATATATATTGGAAGAAGTTTGAGAACCAGTATCATTTCTCTTGCCAGTTCACAGCTGATTTAATTGCAATGAACCATGCGGACTTCATCATCACCAGTACCTTCCAAGAGATTGCTGGAAG CAAGGACACTGTGGGACAGTATGAATCTCACACTGCCTTCACTCTCCCTGGGCTCTACCGTGTGGTGCATGGAATTGATGTCTTTGATCCAAAATTCAACATTGTGTCTCCTGGAGCTGACATGTCCATCTACTTCCCATACACAGAGCAGCACAAAAGACTCACCTCCCTCCATCCAGAGATTGAGGAGCTGATTTACAATCCTGTTGAGAATTCTGACCACAA GTTTGTGTTGAAGGACAGAAACAAACCCGTTATATTCTCTATGGCAAGGCTGGACCGAGTGAAGAACATAACTGGTCTTGTTGAGTTGTACGGCAGGAATCCCCGTTTGAGGGAACTGGTCAACCTCGTGGTGGTGGCTGGAGACCATGGAAAAGAATCCAAAGATCTAGAAGAGCAAGCAGAGATGAAGAAGATGTACAGTCTCATTGAACAGTACAAATTGGATGGTCACATCCGATGGATCTCTGCTCAGATGAACCGGGTTCGCAATGGTGAGCTCTATCGGTACATTTGTGATACCAAAGGAGCTTTTGTGCAG CCTGCCTTCTATGAAGCTTTTGGGCTTACTGTTGTTGAATCCATGACCTGTGGACTGCCCACATTTGCGACTTGTCATGGAGGACCTGCGGAGATTATAGTGCATGGGGTTTCTGGCTTCCACATTGATCCTTACCAGGGAGACAAAGCTGCTGAATTGCTAGTAAATTTCTTTGAGAAGTGCAACGAAGACCCGACTTACTGGAACAAAATCTCCCAAGGAGGACTGCAGCGTATCGAGGAGAA GTACACTTGGAAGCTCTATTCTGAGAGGTTGATGACCTTATCTGGTGTTTATGGCTTCTGGAAGTACGTGTCCAATCTGGATAGGCGTGAGACCCGTCGTTACATCGAGATGTTCTATGCCCTCAAGTACCGTAACTTG GCAAAGTCTGTTCCTCTGCATGTTGATGGAGAGGTTGCAGCCAATGGCACCAAGTAG